In the genome of Methanobrevibacter sp., the window ATCGAAGTTATCGAAGTGTTTTAGCAGATATAATATTCTGTTTAGGTCATGCTCTTTTCTTGCATTAAAAAAAGTGGTTGATCCTACACCCACAACCAGATTTGCGCCTGCCTGTTTGTGCTTCCAGGTATCGGTATTCTCCTTGTCCATCTCTATTGAATGGTGTGAATGTTTGATGGAAGCAACATTATAGCCTCTTTTTGTCAGTTCACTGATTACCTTTACGGTCAGTGAAGTTTTTCCCGTATTTTTCTTTCCCACAATAGATGCGATTTTCATTTTATAATCCCCTATTTTAATATTAGTTTTTCAACATTAATAATACTATTTTTTATGTGATGTGTAGTTACTACACATTTTTTTGTCTTGCCTTAAAATTTTGCGATTTTTTTAGTTTTTTATTATTTTCCCCAATGATTTTTATTACATTTTTGCTAAAAATAACCGATATAACTACATTTAACTATCGAATTTTAACGTTTATAATAACTATATCCTCCATAAAATTGCTTTTTGATAATATTGATGAACATAGATCTTTCATTGCTTATTTATACATCTTTCATTATTTTTTCAAAAAAATTTAGTGTAGTTTCTACACAGTAGTATATAAAGCTTGTGTCTTAATTCTATTAGGCAAATATATTTATATAAGTAAACATATGTGTAATCATTACACATGGTGGTTCAAATGCCAAAACATATTGCATCTGGTTTGAAATATTTGGCGGCAGTCAAGTTGAAGGATGCCGGTGAAAGTCACCAAGCGATTGCAAACGAGTTGGGTGTTGACAGGTCTACCATTTCACATTATCTGAATGGCAGCAATTTGTCTTGGAACTCAATTGATGTTGCAAGAACTATAACGGAGCTTTCCCCCAGGGATTTTCTGAAAATGGCTGAAGCTATTTTGGATGAACCAGAACAGAGTCGTAAAATTGTGAATATTTGCCGAGAAAGAGATTTCGAAGTAACTATAAAAGATTCTTGTATTGGTTGCGGATTATGTGTAAATGCATGTTCGATGAAAGCTATTAAATTAGAATCATTAACGGCGCATGCAGACTCCATACACTGTTGCGGTTGTCAGCTTTGTGAAGATGAGTGCCCAACTAATTCTATAAACATTTTGGAGATTTAATATGATTAGAAATTTAAAAGAAGTTAAAGACAACAACTTTGACATTACAAGGTCAGCGGAGGAAGTAAGAAATTTGTCTTTCAATGATCATGTTTGTCTTGGATGTGGGATTTGCGAATCCACTTGTCCTGTTGAAGCAATTACATTAAATGCAATTGCTATTGACTCTCGTGTAGGTTTCGAAACTTACTTCAGTGGACATGACAAGATTGGTCAAAATATCAAAGAAGACCCTGACATCCAAAGGATAAGCATAGATGAAAGCAAATGTGTATTATGTGGTATGTGTAGTGGATTATGCCCTGTAGACGCATTAGTATTAACTATTAATGATGTCCCTATCAAAGAAATTGAAGCATATCCTCATTACAATGCATTCTCAGAAATTGATGACGATGAATGTATCTACTGTAAGAGATGTGAAATTGCATGTCCTCGTGATGCAATCGTCATTGAAAGAATATTGCCAAATCGTGCAGACTTAGTAACTGGTGAAATTGAAGTAAATGAAGACGACTGTATTTACTGTGGCGTATGTCAAGAATTATGTCCTGCAGAAGCTATAGTTGTTGATAGTGAAACTGGAAAAGAATCTATTGTTATTGACAAAGATAAATGTGTATACTGTTTAGTATGTAAAAAATCTTGTCCTACTAATGCTATTAAAGCACTTTGTAGAGCTTGTTCTTACGGAGAATACGATTTAGATCCTGCAAAAGCTGTTGTTACAGGTAACTCTGTAATCGACCCAGATGCATGTGTATACTGCGGATGGTGTGAAGGAGTATGTCCTACCGATGCAGCTAAACACAAAAAACCATTTGAAGGAACTATTGAAGTAGATCAAGACAAATGTCAAGCTTGTGGTGCTTGTGTAGATATTTGTAGTTGTAATGCTTTAGCATTCCCTGTATCAACCGGTCCTGGTTCTAGATTAGATTATATTGTTGCTAATCCGGATTACTGTATTAAATGTAAAGCATGTGCTAACGCATGTCCTAACGATGCTATTACAGTTAAAAGAACTGAAATTGATCACACTCCTATAAACTCAACTACTTGGAAAGAAGCTTTAGATGCTATTAAAGACTAGGTGATTATATGGAACTTAAAGTTAATCAAGATAATTGTTTAGGATGCGGGATTTGTGTAATTGCTTGTCCTGTTAATGCAGCTATCAGTCCTGAAAATGCTGGTGGTGCTGGTGCAAAGACTGAAGAAGTTATTATGATGGTAGAAAACGGATTTATTAAACTTTTCAGTCCTGAAAAATGTGAATTGTGTGGAACATGTCAAATGTTTTGCCCAGTAAATGCTATATGGTTAGAATAGGGGGATTATTATATGCATTATGCTAATACTTATTTAGAAAAACCTGTAGTGCCTGATGTAAAAATTACTGGTGAAGGAACTACCGATGTTTTAAAATGTATGTTAAACACCGGTTCTGACATCTACCAAGGTGCTTGTAAAAAAAGAGGATCCACCTTAAAAGAAGAATACAAAAACGCTTCTGGTACTTGCTACATGGATCCTAGAGACATGGCAAAATTAGGTGTAAACAACTGGGATACTGTACTTGTAAAAACCGATTTCGGTGAAGTAGTAGTAAACTGTGCAGTTTCAAGAGATGCACCTCACGAAGGTACCGTATTCATTTGTAAAGGTCCTTGGGCTAACACTATTGTAAGCCACGACACTTACTGTTGTTCCGACCCTACTTACAAAGGTATTCGTTGTACTGTAGAAAAAACTGATAGAAAAGTATTACTCATGGCAGACTTAATGAGATGGGTATACAAAAAATATGTTGATGAAGAAGATGACGATGTTGTTGAAAACATGGATTCTTTAGGTGAATTGCCTGTTTATCACGGACGTAAATGGGAGGAGTTGATTGACCATGACTTATGAACCACCTGTAACTGATTATGATTACATTGTTGAAAATTGTACCTGTGCATTCTGTGGTTGTAACTGTGATGACTTAGATTACTTGGTAAAAGATAATCATGTTGTTGCTGTAAGACACGCATGCAGGTTAGGGGCAAGTAAAATTATGGAAGATATGGACCAAAGATTACTTGTTCCAATGATTAGGGATGAAAACGGAGAACTTAAGGAAGTAGATTGGGATACTGCTTTAGACAAAGCTGCCGAATACATTGCTAACTCCATCAGACCAGTATTCTACGGATGGTCTGAAACTTCTACTGAATGTATGAAAGAAGGAGTAGCATTAGGTGAATACATCGGTGCTGTATTAGATAACCAAGCTACTATCTGTCACGGTCCTTCCTTGCAAGCTGTACAAAATGCAGGTTACCCTATTCAAACTTTAGGTGAAGTTCAAAACAGAGCAGACGTTATTGCTTACTCTGGAAGTAACGCTATGAACTCTCACCCAAGACACATGGCAAGATATGCTGTATTCTGTCGTGGATACTTCAGACAAAGAGGAAGATTTGACAGAACTGTTATTACCATGGATCCAAAATTCTCAGATACTGCAAAATGTTCTGACAAATGGATTGGATTTGAACAAAACGGAGACTACGGTTTCTACAACGCTATTAGAGCTGTACTCAGAGGAAAAGAATTATATCAAGATGTAATTTCTGGAATTCCTAAAGAAGATATTTACGAATTAGCAGAAGAAATGAAAAACGCTGAATTTGGTGTTCTCTTCTTCGGTTTAGGTTTAACCCACACTTTATCAAAACAAAGAAACATTGATATTGCAATTAAGATGGTACAAGACTTAAACAGATTCTCCAAATGGGGTCTCACTCCAATGAGAGGTCACTTCAACGTAAACGGTTTCAACATTTTCATGGCATTCGAATGTGGATTTGCTTTCGGTGTTGACTACTGTAGAGGTTACCCAAGATATATGATGGGTGAAACCAACACTATCGATTTATTAGTAAGAAAAGAACCAGACTGTTTCATGGTTATTGCAGCTGACCCAGGTGCTCACTTCCCTAATGGAGCAAACCAACATTTAGCTAACATTCCTGTTATTCAAATCGATATTCACTGGGGTCCATCAACCGAATTGGCTGATGTAGTATTGCCTGGTTCATTCATTGCTGTAGAATGTGCCGGTACCAGTTATCGTATGGATGGAGTTCCTATCTACATGAAGAAAGCTATCGACAAACCAGAAACCTGTCGTGACGACGAATGGATTGTCCGTGAATTGAAAGAAAGAGTAATGAAACTCAGAGAAGAGCCAAACGTAGCTCCAAAATATGTGCCAAATCCAAACGCACTCTAAAGGTGATATAATGGAATATATTCTTAAAAATGGTATTGTCTACGACCCTGCTAATGAAGTTAACGGGGAAAAGATGGACGTTATGTTCAAAGATGGTATTATTGTAGATAATGTTTCTGCAGATGCTAAAGTCTTAGACGTTACCGATAAAATAGTCATGCCAGCAGGTATTGACCCTCACGCACACGTTGCAGGTCCTAAATTAGTAGTAGGAAGATTATACAGGCCTGAAGATTCCAGAAGAGGTGTTACTCAAAAAACTAAAGTAATTAGATCAGAATCTGGATTCTCCATTCCAAGTTGTCCTGCAACCGGTTACAGATACTCAAGATTAGGTTACGGTACTGTTGTAGAAGCAGCTATGCCTCCTCTTGAAGCAAAACACACTCACGAAGAAATTGCAACTATTCCAATGATTGATATTCCAGCAATGCCATTATTCGGTAACAACTGGTTTGTAATGGAATATGCAAAAGAGAATAATATTGAAGACATCGCAGCATTCGTAGCTGCATGGTTGAAAATCTCAAAAGGTTACGGAATCAAAATCGTAAACCCATGTGGAAGTGAAGCATGGGGATGGGGTATGAACGTACACGGTGTAAATGATAAAGCACCATACTTTGACGTAACTTCCAAAGAAGTTATCATCGCTTTAGCAAAAGCTAACGAAATGTTAAACTTACCTCACTCTATACACATTCACCCTAACGACTTAGGACACCCTGGTAACTACACCACAACTTTAGAAACCATGGATGCAGTTAAAGACGTTAAAAAAGGTTCCAAAGCAGCTGAAATCAGAGACCAAACTATGCACGTTTGTCACTTGCAATTCCACTCTTACACTGGTAACAGTTGGAAAGATGCTGGATCTGCTGCACCTGAACTTGCTGATTACATTAACAAGAATAAACACATTACTTGTGATGTAGGTCAAGTTACATTAGATGAAACCACTACCATGACTGCAGACGCTCCTATGGAATACGACTTATTCAAATTGTCCGGTCTCAAATGGACCAACAAGGATATTGAATGTGAAACCGCAGCAGGTATCATTCCATGTATCTACTCTGGTAAAAACCCTGTTAACACATTACAATGGGCTATTGGTCTTGAATTGTTCTTAGGAATTGAAAACCCATGGCAAGTATGTTTAACTACTGACCACCCTAATGCAGGACCATACACAAGATATCCTAGAATCATCTCCTGGTTGATGAGTAACCAAAGAAGAATGGAAATGATTGAAAACAGAGAAGTACACAAATGGGCAGAAAAAAGAACTACTCTTGCAACTCTCGACAGAGAATACGATTTCTACGATATTGCAACTATTTCCAGAGCTGCTCCTGCTAGAATCTACGGATTCACAGACAGAGGTGCACTTACTCCTGGATACAGAGCAGACATTGCTGTATATGACATAAATCCTAATGATATTGACCCATCTAGAGAAGCTGCTGCAATTGAAGAAGGTTTCAATGTTGCTGATTACACTATTAAAGATGGTCAAATCTTAGTAAAAGATAAAGAAATTGTTAAAGTTAAAGAAAGTCAAAACATTTGGGTTAACGTAAAAGGATGGGAACAAAACGAACAAAAAGTAATCGACAACATTATGCCATTCTTTACTCAATACTACTCAGTTAAATGGGAAAACTACCCAGTACACGACCACTATGTATCTAACCCAATTAGAGTAGACGTTGATGGTAAATAGGGGTGTTTAGTTTGAAAACAATTACATTTGATCAAATAAAAACTTCTTCAATCGCTTTAGAATTCGATGAATTAATTCCTGATGAAATTTATTCATGGACTGAAGCTGATTTCGCAAAATATCAAGTTCCAATTGGAAACTCCAGATTCCCAATCACTGATTTCTTTGAAATCACTGTAGAAGGAGAAGCTAATGGACCTGATGAAGTTGAAATGATTCTTAACGGTGATTTAAACAGAGTTAAATACATCGGTTGTAAAATGAGTGCTGGAAACATCGTCTGTAACAGTAGTGTAGACTTACACGTAGGTGCAGAAATGTCCGGTGGATCCATCCTAGTCAAAGGTAACGCAGCTGCTCACGCAGGAAGAGAAATGTCTGGAGGATACCTTGAAATTGAAGGAAATACCAAAGAATTCACTGGTGCTTCTTACATTGGTGAATGGAGAGGTATGACCGGTGGAGAAATTGTTGTTGGCGGTAACGCTGGTAAACAATGTGGTGAATGTTTAACTGGTGGAAAGATTCACGTTAAAGGTAACTGTGATATCTTAGCCGGTATTCACATGACCAAAGGTATCATCGAAATCGATGGTGACGTAAACCGTTGGCCTGGTGGTCAAATGAAAAACGGTAACATTATTATTCACGGATTCCTCGGAAGATTACTCGAAGGATTTGTGCTTGATGGTATCGTAGTTGACCCTGAAGTTGATGGAATCACTTTTGAAGGTAAATACATTAAATATACTGGAGATATTGGTCTTAACGGTAAAGGTAATCTTTACTTAGGTGCTGAAACTAACAAAGAAAAATTAGCTAGTTACGGCGAATTAGACGACGAATATACTTCAATCAGAGAATACAGGAATTTATAATTCCTTCTCTTTTTTCTTTTTTTTAAAATGTAGGCGATATTATGGTAGAAGAAATTCAAATGACCTTTGATGAAGCAGTCGAATATGTCAGAAATGAAGTTAAGGTTAGAGATATATTGGAAATATCCTATAATCGTATTTTTGCTCCTGGTGAAGTTTTAGGAATCACTGAAGAAGATGAAGTAACTGGCGAAGGTCTTAGGGTTGCAATGCAATTAACTGGTGAAATATTAAACCAATCCATAGAAATCGATCTTAATGAGATTGAGGATGATTTAATAGAAATGCGCCACATCACTGATGATAAAGAAATCATCATTGAAATTTTATAATCTCTTTTTTTTAATTATCATGTCTGATTCGATTTTCATTGAAAATTATTTTTGTTCGATTATATACAAACAAATTTATATATGATGACTTATAGTATATGGTATAGTGAGGTTGATTGTCATGAAAGAATTAGAATTAACCACAAAAGATGCTATAAACTACCTAAAAGAAAATGTAAAGATACATGATAAGATTGAAATATCTTATAATAGGGTTTTTGCAGAAGGGGAAGTCTTGAATGTTGATTTTTCCGAATATTTCGGTGAACCGGGTTTTAGATTGCTGGTTTCACTTGATGAAAGCGATATAGGCTCTACTGTTGAGATTGACATATATGAATTTGAAGAGGATATAATTGAATTCGTCCATTATCCTAAAGATGGGGAAGAAGTGGATGTTACTGTAATCTAGTTACAATCTGTCCATTTCTTCAAATGGTATTAATTTTTCAATAGCTTTAACTTCAATGTCTATTCCTTTTTCTTTTATTGCACCGATAGCGTTAAGTCCACTTCCTGCAACAACACCGAAATTATAATTATCTGCTTTTGCATTGTAAGTTACTTCTCTAGGCTTTCCTATTTTATAGATTGAAAATCCTGTATTTTTTAATATTTCAAGTAAGTAGACTGCATAATCTCGTGCAATATACGGAACCTCTTTAAAGCTGGCCAATATCTTTTTGGTTCCGATATTTGAAGATATTGAGGTCATGTTCTTTGATAGGAATATTTTGTGAGGATCAATTGTTGTTCCATTGTAGGATATTAGATCAATGAACAATGGAGGTTCGGTTAACTCAAGCAATCCTCCATAAATCGGATTGGACATGATTCCATTGTTTATTAATAGTCCATCAATGCTTAAGCTGCAGATTGTGGCTATTCCTACTTTGCTGTCGTCAGTTGGATGGTCAACAAGCTTATAATAAGGATTAATGTATTTTGGATTTGAATTGTATGTCTCTTCCATTATGGCTATTGCGTTGTCCAGCTCGTCCTTTTTAATGTATGATACATTTGCTATGATGTCCCCTTTTCTTTTTTCGACATTAAAGTTGACTTGTTGGATTAAATTCCATGATTTTGAAAGTAAAAATGGGATGTGCGGGTGAATTTTTTGATTTACAGGTTTTAATGTTGGTTTGTTCACGTTTGTAATTGGAGACAATGTTTTAAAATCGGTTATTTCTTCAGCTATCTTAATGTCTATTTCCTCTCCAAGCTCTTTGATTGCGCAGAATGGTGTTATCCCTCCAACAATGGATATTCCAACCATTCCTTCAGGCACTGGTATTCCTAATGTGTTTTCGCCCTCATTTGAGATGTTAATGATGCCGCCTATTCCAATCTTGTTTAATTGGTTGATTATGTCGACGGCTTTTTGCCTGCCTATTGCAGGTATTAATCTGAAGTTTGCAGGTATGATTCCGCTTCCTTTGGTAATCACGTCCAAAACAGATGTTTGATTGGTGTTTGAAAAGGCATCCAAGGGAGTCACGGATGTCTTTTTGTAGGATATTAATTCTGTAAATTTGGTTGGGTGGTTGTCTTCAATTTTTAAGAGCCCGCCGTATTTGAGTTGTGTAGGTATTCCTTCGTTTAGAAGTATCCCGTCGATTGTTGTTCCACACAATGTTGTTACTTCAATTTCACCTTTGCTTCCAACTTTATTTAAATTGACATAAGGACTAACAGAAAGACCGGTTTCAATAATTTCTTTCATTATATTGATTGATTCTTCATTATAAATGATTGACCTATTGACAACAACATTTCCGCTTTGTGCCATATAGTCGAAGTCTGCCAAATAAATCATTTCTTCAAATTTTGAATGGATAAAATCAACCTGATCGTAAATCAATCCTTTCTCTAATTTTTCACGACCCAAATCCGTAATTTGCCTTCCGGAGTATCCCATTCTCTCGGTATATCCCTTTTCATCCAATATCTGCATATGATATCTTACTGCACGCTCTCCTAAATTAAATCCTTTGTTTTTTAGTTCATCAGCTATTAATTTAGAACCGGTTGGTTTATCCTGTGCACTTAATATCCTTAAAATCTCTATCATTCGGTGTTCTGATTCTGACATAAAAATAGCTCCCTATTTTAAATTTAATCATAAATGGTTATCATTAAATTCAAAATAAAAAAAATAATATTTAGATTTAGATATCTAAATATTTTCTTTGTTCGTATCCAAATACTTGGACACGGTATTCGTCCCATTCTTGGTATTTGAGCTCTAGGAATTTTTCACTGATGTGAGGGCCTAAAGCGCCAAGGATTAATGGATCCTCTTCAAGAGCATGGTAAGCTTCCCATAAACTTGATGGTAAGACTTTAATGCCCATTTCTTCCCTTTCTTGTTCGGTTAACTGGTAAATGTTGATTTCGGTAGGTTCACCTGGGTCAATCTTGTTCTGAATACCGTCGATACCTGCCTCTAACATTACAGCAAATGCAAGGTATGGGTTACATGCAGGGTCAGGTGCCCTATATTCGATACGGGTTGCTTTTCCACGAGCTGCTGGAACTCTGATTAAAGCGGATCTGTTTTTAAGACCGTATGCTCTGTATACTGGAGCTTCATAACCTGGCACTAAACGTTTGTATGAGTTTACAATAGGGTTAGTGATTGCGGTTAATGCAGGTGCGTGTTTAAGTAATCCTCCCATGAAGTGGAGAGCATCTTTTGACAGACCGGTTTCTGAATCAGGGTCGGAGAATAAGTTTTTGTCTCCTTTGAATACGGATTGGTGACAGTGCATTCCACTACCGTTTACACCGAAGAACGGTTTTGGCATGAATGTTACCCTGTAATCCAATTGATCAAATGTAGCCATGTTGTCTACAATAGCTTTGATAGCTTGTTTGAATGTAATTACTGCATCTGCAGTTTTAAGAGCATCTCTAAATCTGAATGCAATTTCGTTTTGACCCGGAGCCACTTCGTGGTGAGAAGCTTCAACTTCAAAGTCCAATTCCTCTAAGTTTAAAGTTAGCTCTCTTCTGAAGTCAGGTCCTTTGTCTAAAGGTTCCACATCAAAGTAACCTGCTTCATCGTATGGCATCGGATATCCGTTTTCGTCAATGTCAACAATAAAGAATTCAGGTTCAGGACCGATGTTATATTTCAATCCCATTTTTCCGATTTTTGCTAAGGATTTTTTAAGAACGCTTCTTGGGTCTCCAATGAATGGTTCGTGTTCTGGGGTCCATACATCACAGATGAATCTACATACAGCAGATTCTTCAGGTCTCCAGGATAATCTGGAGTAAGTGTTGATGTCCGGTTTTAAAACGAGGTCACTTTCATTGATTCCGACGAATCCTGCAATTGAAGATCCGTCAAATAACATTCCTTCAACGATTAGGTCTTCCATATCTTCTTCATTGAATGGAATGACAATATTTTTTACTGTACCATTTATATCGACAAATTGTAAACGGATAAATTTAATGTTGTCCTCTTTCATTTGTTCGATAACGCTTTGCATTTTTTCTTCATCAATTTCGCTCATAAGATCATGCTCCAATATTTCTAAATAATATTGAGTAAATTAAAGTAGTCGGAAAGTATCTTCCTACCTTGGAAATATATTTCCATCTTATTGTATATAAATGTTTTGAAAATTAGTAATTAATGTTTATTATGTGCGTTTTCATATATTAATGTATAATATTTATTTTTTTTAATGGAAATTTCAGTATTGATTTTAAAATTTCATAGTATTTTGTTTAAATTTGAATAAAAAATGAGTAAAATGTTGGGTCATTGTTTAAATTCCAACACTAAAATTTAACTTTTACAAGTTCAGAAATGGTCAAATTCACTTCCAAAGTATTCATGCACCTTTTCAAGTTCTTCGGGAATATTTAGCATTTGAGTGCAGAACGGCAAACATTCCATGCATTGCACGCAGCTGTCCGCCCTTGAATCATCATCCATTAATGTGAAATATTGCATTGCACTGGCTTTAGGGTCATTCAACATATGTGCAATATTGTATTCGGTTAAGCAATTGATGATGTCAACGCCATGCGGACATGGCATGCAGTAACCGCATCTAGTGCATTTGTTTCCAACTGTCTGTCTGTATTCCCTTGCAACTTCCCTTATGATTTCATGATCATAATCGCTGATTTCGTCCATTTTTGAGGCAGTTTCGATATTCTGCTTGACTTGTTGCAGTGAGGTCATGCCGCTTAAGACACAGTCAACATCATCCCTGTTCCATAAATACTGCAGCGCCCATTCGACAGGAGTCCTTTTAACCTCTGCCACGTTCCATAAATCCTGAACTGCTTGAGGTATATTTTGAACCAAGCTGCCTCCGCGAAGAGGTTCCATAACCATGCTGCCAACATCCACCTCTTTTAGATAGTTCAATCCCATCACTCCAGATTGGTAATACTCGTCAAAGTAGTTCATTTGGGTCATTACAACCTCCCATTTGGGGTATTCGTCAAGCACTTCGATTACATAATCGACTTCCATGTGTGAAGAGAAGCCGACATGCTTCACTTTGCCGCTTGATAGGCAATCGTCAAGAAAATCAAAGACCTCCAAATCCTTGACCTTATACCAGTCAGGCTCTGTAAGTGAATGAAGCAAGTAGATGTCTATATAATCGGTCTGGAGTTTTTTGAGTTGTTCATCAAGATAGTAGTCGAATTCTTCTTTTTTATCGATGGCCCATATCGGTGATTTTGTTGATAAGATGATGTCGTCTCTGTAGCTATTTTCATTTAAAAAATTTCCTAGGAATATTTCACTGTTCCCTCTTCCTTCTAATGTGGCGCTATGATATGGATAAGCGGTATCGATAAGGTTTATTCCATTTTCAATTCCATAAGTCAGCATCTTTGATGATTCTTCCTCATCAATTTCATCATTGGAGCCCTTTGTTGGAAGTCTCATGGTTCCAAAACCAAGTCTTGAAACCTCTAGGTTGGTTTTTCCAAGTCTATTGTATAACATTTCAAATCCTCAATAACTTAACAATAAGATTATCTTTCATTAATGAAATATAAAATTGTTATGATTTGAAAAACAAAGTTTTAAAAAAAGTAGTTTAGATGGAATTCCTGGGATATTGGATGCCGGGGGCGGGATTCGAACCCGCGATCTCACGGTATCCCAGGAATAAGCTAGAGCACTGCTTTATTACCCTATGAGCCGTGCGCTCTAACCAGCTGAGCCACCCCGGCATCTAACAAATATATTTATTCTAATCATTACATTTAAAGTTTTTGTTTTTTTAATTATTTTAGCTATTTTTTAAAATTTTGGGAAATATTTAATAACTTTTGATGATATAATTATAATTATTATTTATATCATGGTGATTTTATGAGCAAAGTTAAAGACATGTCATTAGCACCTGAAGGTGTTAGAAAAATCGAATGGGTTCAAAAACACATGCCTGTTTTGGAACACATCAAAGCTGAATACGAAGAAACCCAACCTTTCAAAGGAATTACAATAGGGTCATGCCTGCACTTGGAACCTAAAACCATCAATTTAGGTTTGACATTAATGGCCGGTGGAGCAGAAGTTGCAATGACTGGATGCAACCCGCTTTCCACTCATGACGATGCCGTAGCTGGAGCAGCCGATTTGGGATTGAATGTTTATGGTTGGAGGGAACAAGACGACGAAGAATACTATCAAACCATTAACATGGTGCTTGACCATAAACCGGACATAATCATCGATGACGGAGCAGACATGATTATGGTGCTCCACAACGAAAGAACAGAACTCCTGTCCCATATCAAGGGGGCCTGTGAAGAGACCACAACCGGTGTTCACAGACTACAAGCAATGCATGCTGACGGGGCACTAAAATTCCCTGTAATCGCTGTTAATGATGCTTACACCAAATACCTATTCGACAACAGATACGGTACAGGCCAATCCAGTTTCGATGCAATCATGGGAACAACCAATATGGTGATTGCAGGTAAAACTGTAGTTGTCTGCGGATACGGCTGGTGTGGCCGTGGACTGGCACTCAGGGCAGCTGGTTTAGGTGCAGATGTAATCGTAACAGAAGTAGATCCAATCCGTGCTTTAGAAGCAAGAATGGACGGATACAGAGTAATGACCATCAGAGAAGCAGTAAAACAAGCGGACTTAATCATTACCGTAACAGGCAATGCAGACATCATATGTGGCGATGACTTCAAGTACATGAAAGACGGATGCATGCTTGCAA includes:
- a CDS encoding DUF2097 domain-containing protein, which encodes MKELELTTKDAINYLKENVKIHDKIEISYNRVFAEGEVLNVDFSEYFGEPGFRLLVSLDESDIGSTVEIDIYEFEEDIIEFVHYPKDGEEVDVTVI
- a CDS encoding adenosylhomocysteinase, with protein sequence MSKVKDMSLAPEGVRKIEWVQKHMPVLEHIKAEYEETQPFKGITIGSCLHLEPKTINLGLTLMAGGAEVAMTGCNPLSTHDDAVAGAADLGLNVYGWREQDDEEYYQTINMVLDHKPDIIIDDGADMIMVLHNERTELLSHIKGACEETTTGVHRLQAMHADGALKFPVIAVNDAYTKYLFDNRYGTGQSSFDAIMGTTNMVIAGKTVVVCGYGWCGRGLALRAAGLGADVIVTEVDPIRALEARMDGYRVMTIREAVKQADLIITVTGNADIICGDDFKYMKDGCMLANSGHFNVEINRPDLEAISTEVKEVRESIEEFTTKDGRKIYLLADGRLVNLSAARGQGHPAEIMDMSFAVQALSAKHILENDLPVGVTKAPDEIDYNVASMKLKAMGIEIDSLTDSQKAYLANWQEGT
- a CDS encoding aldo/keto reductase, with the translated sequence MLYNRLGKTNLEVSRLGFGTMRLPTKGSNDEIDEEESSKMLTYGIENGINLIDTAYPYHSATLEGRGNSEIFLGNFLNENSYRDDIILSTKSPIWAIDKKEEFDYYLDEQLKKLQTDYIDIYLLHSLTEPDWYKVKDLEVFDFLDDCLSSGKVKHVGFSSHMEVDYVIEVLDEYPKWEVVMTQMNYFDEYYQSGVMGLNYLKEVDVGSMVMEPLRGGSLVQNIPQAVQDLWNVAEVKRTPVEWALQYLWNRDDVDCVLSGMTSLQQVKQNIETASKMDEISDYDHEIIREVAREYRQTVGNKCTRCGYCMPCPHGVDIINCLTEYNIAHMLNDPKASAMQYFTLMDDDSRADSCVQCMECLPFCTQMLNIPEELEKVHEYFGSEFDHF
- a CDS encoding DUF128 domain-containing protein, which codes for MSESEHRMIEILRILSAQDKPTGSKLIADELKNKGFNLGERAVRYHMQILDEKGYTERMGYSGRQITDLGREKLEKGLIYDQVDFIHSKFEEMIYLADFDYMAQSGNVVVNRSIIYNEESINIMKEIIETGLSVSPYVNLNKVGSKGEIEVTTLCGTTIDGILLNEGIPTQLKYGGLLKIEDNHPTKFTELISYKKTSVTPLDAFSNTNQTSVLDVITKGSGIIPANFRLIPAIGRQKAVDIINQLNKIGIGGIINISNEGENTLGIPVPEGMVGISIVGGITPFCAIKELGEEIDIKIAEEITDFKTLSPITNVNKPTLKPVNQKIHPHIPFLLSKSWNLIQQVNFNVEKRKGDIIANVSYIKKDELDNAIAIMEETYNSNPKYINPYYKLVDHPTDDSKVGIATICSLSIDGLLINNGIMSNPIYGGLLELTEPPLFIDLISYNGTTIDPHKIFLSKNMTSISSNIGTKKILASFKEVPYIARDYAVYLLEILKNTGFSIYKIGKPREVTYNAKADNYNFGVVAGSGLNAIGAIKEKGIDIEVKAIEKLIPFEEMDRL
- a CDS encoding DUF2097 domain-containing protein yields the protein MVEEIQMTFDEAVEYVRNEVKVRDILEISYNRIFAPGEVLGITEEDEVTGEGLRVAMQLTGEILNQSIEIDLNEIEDDLIEMRHITDDKEIIIEIL
- the glnA gene encoding type I glutamate--ammonia ligase, with protein sequence MSEIDEEKMQSVIEQMKEDNIKFIRLQFVDINGTVKNIVIPFNEEDMEDLIVEGMLFDGSSIAGFVGINESDLVLKPDINTYSRLSWRPEESAVCRFICDVWTPEHEPFIGDPRSVLKKSLAKIGKMGLKYNIGPEPEFFIVDIDENGYPMPYDEAGYFDVEPLDKGPDFRRELTLNLEELDFEVEASHHEVAPGQNEIAFRFRDALKTADAVITFKQAIKAIVDNMATFDQLDYRVTFMPKPFFGVNGSGMHCHQSVFKGDKNLFSDPDSETGLSKDALHFMGGLLKHAPALTAITNPIVNSYKRLVPGYEAPVYRAYGLKNRSALIRVPAARGKATRIEYRAPDPACNPYLAFAVMLEAGIDGIQNKIDPGEPTEINIYQLTEQEREEMGIKVLPSSLWEAYHALEEDPLILGALGPHISEKFLELKYQEWDEYRVQVFGYEQRKYLDI